The Oryza sativa Japonica Group chromosome 11, ASM3414082v1 DNA window TTGCATCTTcctaactagcatggtggcccgcgcagattgcgcggctagcatcattatattttctatcatataatagcatatatgttttctcattatattattcaaatatattaaaatgacaacataattttaaattttgcaatatgtgtaatattcatattatattttatatacatgttagttattaattatttttaatatcaatttttagttatttgtaaattatatatattcctatatggactctagactcgtcttttaatatttcctttttttaattccgaattttctgtaaattgtatttctatatagactctatgctcttcttccaatattatttatttttatttctgaattttcatattatattttatatacatgttagttattaatatcaaattttagttatttgtaaattatatatatttctatatggactctagactcgtcttttaatatttcttttttaaattccgaactttttgtaaattgtatttctatatagactatgctttttttttcaatattattttttcaatattatttatttttatttctgaatttttattatttctaattgtatttctatgtggactctaaactcatctttcaatattcttcaatttttaatttcgaatttcagttactaataaattgtattcttatgttgaccttaaactcttcttcccatatttttcttaatttcgaattttagttatttgtaaattgtattttttatacagactctagactctacttttaattttattatgtttattccaaattttagttagttttaaattcctatatggactctatactctacttctagtatttcttttttaaattccgaatttctattttttttcttaattgtatttctatatggactctatcctctacttctaatattccttatttttaatttcaaatttatattatttcctaattgtatttctatatggactctatactctacttctaatatttcttgtttttaattccgaatttcagttatttcctaattgtatttctatatggactctatactctacttctaatattccttatttttaattccgaatttcagttattttctaattgtatttctatatggactctagtctcttcttctaatattccttatttttaaattccgaatttcagttatttcctaattgtatttctataaggactctagtctcctcttctaatattccttattttttaattccgaatttcagctatttctaaattgtatttctatatggactatgctttttctttttctccgattaatgtgagaatttctaagccatgagagcgaacgtggaagctcctttttctattcctttaattatataatagatgtTCCGTGTAAGCTGATTTCCTTATTTTGCATAGTGTAATGTGTTCTACTAGCAACGATAGGGTTTGAGATATTCGGTTTTGACATTTCATTTGATGGCATTTGATCATTATGTTCAAAGATGCTCACTACTGATGCTGTAGAGCTCACTCCCCCAAATCTGCAACCTTCTCATGGACTCTGAAATTAGAATCGAGGTTTGTGTTCATTCATGTACACAATTGAGCTATTCAGTTTGAATTTTCATCTGAATCATTCTGTGTTCATCTACAACGGACAAATTATTCTTATCGTGACTGATCAAACGCAGCACAAAGCAAAGCACAGCTATAGCGCATCCAGCGATGAGAAGAGAAAGGGGGAGGAAAACGAGGGGTCCTCTACCTCGGTTGTGCTCGAggttctccggcgccggcgacgtgggactCGGCGGCGATTTACCTCGTCGGAGCGCTCACTCGCTTGCCGTCGTCGCATCAACGGCAATGTAAACATATAATGTCTCCCTGACTCGTGGGGCCCACTTGAGGGCAAGAACGCAAGAACGACGCGTGTCTCTCCTGCTTGAGAACTAACCGGCAGCCGCTCGCCGGAGCTCCCTCCGGAAACCCCAAATCTCGGCGCCCGTATCCAGAGGCGGTTCGTGTCCCGTTGGTTCTTGGGCTCCTATCCTCGTTCAGATCAGGGAGGCTGTTCAGTTCTTGTTTATCCAGCGGGGCGCAGCGAAATTTGCAGAGGAATCTCAATCTCCAAACTGGTAGGAAGAGAGTTTGGTCGATAGAAGTTGAGTTCTTGTTTGTTCGTTGGTCTGCAGAGTTCACTAGTTCAGATAATCATATCATCAACACCATGAATTGAAAGAGATGCTGCACTGCTGTTTATTGTGTTCACTGTTTAATTCATAGCATCCATCAAACCTGTATCTGTTTGGGAGAATGTTCGATCAATGCTACAGTTGGAATCAAATTCAACTCAGGACCAAATTCGTGTTAGGCAAATATTCATGTTCAATCTGTTAATACGTTTAACTGCAGTTCTCAACATCTCTTGACGAGGAAGCAGGGCTGCTGCTGCAATTCGGCCTGCAATTCAAGTGCAGCAATATGTTGTGTGCAATTTGTGCATTAGTGCACAAGTTGAGAATGGTAATATTATTTCACTCGGAAGAGATGGAACAGTTGCGAAACGCAGAACCACTCGGTTCAGAGGAGAATAGTCCTGGACAAAAGGACAGAAAATGGTCCAATGGTGAGCATTGATCATTTTTACAGTGAATGGTGAGCAACTGATCAGCATCAACCATGGTGAAGCTGAACCTGATAAGTCGACAGCACTAGGGGTGATGATCCTAGCCACCCATAAATCCTTTCTTGTATGTTTCCTAACATATATAAGTCAGCAAGTCAAATGTTCTTATCGTTTTCTTTAGTCGATGGTTCATCGATTCTGACATCAAGACAAGAAGCCAACATACTGCTAGCCATGTTACTTTCCTCTTGGCTCACATACGGCCATTTGAATGGATTAGATTCAGAAATAATACTATATCTCGTCTTTCTTTCTTACTTACATGAGTTGAAATATTCTTGGCCTTTTTTTCTCTACTTACTAGGGCAGAATTAAGATTTTGAAGATGAGCTGCACCCCAATCCTTAAGAGATACTaggaggtactccctccgtttcatattataaaacgttctaacattgctcacattctagacacacacatatatatatattgattcattaatatatatatatatatgaatatgggcaatactagaaagtcttataatatgaaacggaagaagtaccatattttctaatgtaaaatttggtatttcTCGATACCTTCGGTATTAGGTCTTTCTTTCTCTATTTACTAGGGTGGAGTACTCTGAATGAATTTCAGTCCAAATATCTTTCCTGACATGGGAATCTTTTTAGTAGCACGATGGAGAAATTTATATATGCAGCTGAAACATCTTGTTCATACATCAGACTGCCATTTGCACAATTTGCAAACTTGTTCAAACATCTTTATCTAAGATGGCTTGTCTTGTTCCGTGCAATTTGCACACTGGAAAACAAACTCCTCATGCACAGTGGGACATAAATGGTGAGACGGATAAAAGAGCCATTGTACTATTTGAACACTGCATAAGAGAGCCAGCCCATCTAGTCCACGAGACATAATCTCATAATGGGAACTTGCTCGTTGTCTTCCTTGTGACCGGCGATGCCTCGGCTGCACGCATCAAAGGCCTTGCTCTCAGGCTCAGCTGAGTTTTCTCTCACAACATAGGGTTTGAACAATTTTCTGCTTGTCACGTTAGGAGCTAGCCAATCGAAACGTTGGCTCGCTCGGTCATCATCTTGCATTCCAGAAGACACCCGCCTGCTCCACTGCCGTTCCTGTCGATCCGATTCACTTCAGCCTCAGCTCGGCTTTCATACCAAGCAAGTTAGCTTTGTCAACTTGAGCAAAATTAACACCGCAATTTGAGCCGGTTACTTCTTTCTCGTTTGCCTGTTGATACAAAGAAGCCACCGAAAGGTAAACCCCTTAATGATTTCAGTTCTTCAGCTTCAGTAATCAGTATATACTTGCTCAAAACAGATTGCAAAATAACTTGCTAGCTACAAAGATACTCTGAAACCACTTCAACTTTTGTCCATTTTCAGACGGTATTACTCTTGCATGATTTAATTGGATATATTGCttacgccaaaaaaaaaacttggataTATTGGAGCATCACCCTCGACGAGTTTCTCTATGGCAACCATACTGGATTCTTTGATTGGATCATGTGCTAAGAAGTTGCAAGAGATCATTACCGAGGAGGCAATACTAATTTTAGGTGTAAAAGAAGATCTTAGAGAACTGCAGGAAAAAATGGAACAAATACGATGCTTTATAAGTGATGTGGAGCGAAGGGGCATGGAAGACTCATCAATACACAATTGGATTTCTCGTCTAAAAGATGCTATGTATGATGCTGATGACATTATCGATTTGGTTAGCTTTGAAGGAAGCAAGCTATTAAATGGCCATTCTTGTTCACCGAGAAAAACAATTGCATGTAATGGGCTTTCACTTCTCTCTTGCTTTTCCAACATTCGGGTTCACCATGAGATTGGTAATAAAATTAGAAGCCTGAACAGAAACCTAGAAGAAATAGCAAAGGATAAAATATTTGTAACACTTGAGAATACACAGTCATCTCATAAAGATTCAACATCAGAATTGAGAAAAAGTTCTCAAATTGCTGAATCCAACCTTGTGGGGAAAGAGATATTACATGCTTCTAGAAAATTGGTGAGCCAGGTTCTTACACACAAGGAAAAGAAGACTTACAAGCTTGCTATTATTGGAACAGGGGGAATCGGAAAGACAACACTTGCTCAGAAAGTATTCAATGATGAGAAATTAAAACAAAGCTTCGACAAACATGCATGGATCTGTGTTTCTCAGGACTACTCCCCAGCCTCTGTTTTGGGACAACTACTTAGAACCATCGACGCTCAATGCAAACAAGAAGAATCAGTTGGCGAGCTACAAAGCAAGCTTGAATCGGCTATTAAAGATAAGAGTTATTTTCTTGTGTTGGATGATGTATGGCAGTCTGATGTGTGGACCAATCTACTACGAACTCCACTGTATGCTGCAACCTCGGGAATAGTTTTGATAACTACTAGGCAAGATACTGTCGCTAGAGAAATTGGGGTTGAGGAACCACATCATATCGACCAAATGTCACCGGCTGTTGGTTGGGAGCTACTCTGGAAGAGCATTAACATTGAGGACGAGAAAGAAGTGCAAAATCTGCGAGACATAGTGATTGAGATTGTTCAGAAATGTGGTGGGCTACCTCTTGCAATCAAGGTTATTGCTAGAGTTTTGGCAAGCAAAGATAAAACAGAGAACGAATGGAAAAAGATTTTAGCTAATTACGTTTGGTCCATGGATAAACTTCCTAAGGAAATAAGAGGTGCTCTATATCTAAGCTACGATGATTTACCACAGCATTTAAAGCAATGTTTTCTTTATTGTATTGTATATCCTGAAGACTGGACCATTCACCGTTATTACCTTATCAGGTTGTGGGTTGCCGAAGGCTTTGTAGAAGTGCACAAAGATCAACTACTAGAAGATACAGCAGAAGAATACTACTATGAGCTAATAAGTAGGAATCTCCTCCAACCGGTTGACACATCTTTTGATCAGAGCAAATGCAAAATGCATGATCTCTTAAGGCAACTTGCTTGCCATCTATCAAGAGAAGAATGTTATATTGGAGATCCAACATCATTGGTGGATAATAACATGTGTAAATTGCGCCGCATTTTAGCTATCACCGAGAAAGATATGGTAGTCATACCTAGCATGGGTAAGGAGGAGATTAAGTTGAGAACTTTTA harbors:
- the LOC136351156 gene encoding putative disease resistance protein RGA4; the encoded protein is MATILDSLIGSCAKKLQEIITEEAILILGVKEDLRELQEKMEQIRCFISDVERRGMEDSSIHNWISRLKDAMYDADDIIDLVSFEGSKLLNGHSCSPRKTIACNGLSLLSCFSNIRVHHEIGNKIRSLNRNLEEIAKDKIFVTLENTQSSHKDSTSELRKSSQIAESNLVGKEILHASRKLVSQVLTHKEKKTYKLAIIGTGGIGKTTLAQKVFNDEKLKQSFDKHAWICVSQDYSPASVLGQLLRTIDAQCKQEESVGELQSKLESAIKDKSYFLVLDDVWQSDVWTNLLRTPLYAATSGIVLITTRQDTVAREIGVEEPHHIDQMSPAVGWELLWKSINIEDEKEVQNLRDIVIEIVQKCGGLPLAIKVIARVLASKDKTENEWKKILANYVWSMDKLPKEIRGALYLSYDDLPQHLKQCFLYCIVYPEDWTIHRYYLIRLWVAEGFVEVHKDQLLEDTAEEYYYELISRNLLQPVDTSFDQSKCKMHDLLRQLACHLSREECYIGDPTSLVDNNMCKLRRILAITEKDMVVIPSMGKEEIKLRTFRTQPNPLGIEKTFFMRFTYLRVLDLTDLLVEEIPDCVGYLIHLRLLDLSGTNISCLPKSIGALKNLQMLHLQRCESLYSLPSMITRLCNLRRLGLDDSPINQVPRGIGRLEFLNDLEGFPVGGGSDNTKMQDGWNLQELAHLSQLRRLDLNKLERATPRSSTDALLLTYKKHLKSLHLCCTEPTDEAYSEEGISNVEMIFEQLSPPRNLEDLMIVLFFGRRFPTWLSTSLLSSLTYLKLKDCKSCVHLPPHNRTATNLKYLRIDGASAITKIGPEFVGCWEGNLISTETVAFPRLELLAIKDMPNWEEWSFVKEEELQEEKAAAAAQEGGKDGTAASKQKGEEAPSPTPRSSWLLPCLKQLQLVECPKLRALPPQLGQQATNLKELDIRRARCLKMVEHLPFLSGILFVQSCQGLEIISNLPQVRELLVNHCPNLRHVEMLGGLEQLWLSKNMQKISSLWVPGLEEQHRQLHGDEHKLEVNEWF